The following nucleotide sequence is from bacterium.
AAGAACTGCGCTCCTTCGTCGAACACGAGCTGAAATGCGGGCACTATGACTCTCTCGACGACATCGTCGCTGAAGGGCTGCGCGTCCTTTGCGCCCACGAGAAGCTGTTCTCCGAACAAGGGGAAGCTCTTCGTGCGCAGGTGGCCGAGGGCGTCGGTCAAGCCGAACGGGGGGAGCTTATCGATGGCGAAGAAGCTCTCGCCGAGATCGACGCGGCGATCGATCGTGAATTCGGCAGAGGCGATTGAGTTCCAACTACGTTCTTACGCCAGCCGCCAAGAACGACTTCCTCGAGATTCGGCGATATGTTCGCCGGTCCTTCGGCCGGGAGCATGACCAGCGGGTTCGCGCTCAGTTCATCGACTCCTTCGAGCGCTTGGCGCAGAACCCCTTCATCGGAAGAGCCCGACCCGATATTTGGCCCGAACCGTACTTCTTCTGGCCCCTGGGCCCATCGCTCATTGCCTATCACCCGAAAACGAAACCGCTTCGAATTGTGCGGATTGCAAGAGCTTCCCGCGACTGGCGCGAGCTTCAGCCCAGGGCGTAGGGGGCAGGACGCGCCGGAAGATCGGAAGCGGCTAAAGGTGGACGGGAGAGCGACCTCAATCGGGCGCAGATGACCGATCGGCCGGGTGAGTTCGCGCGTGGACTTCTTTCAGCTTCCGGATCGAGACCTGGGTGTAGATCCCGGCGGTGGAGCGCTGGCTGTGGCCGAGGATGGCCTGGATGTGGCGGATGTCGGCGCCGGCGTCGAGCATGAGCGTTGCCATCGTGTGGCGGAAGATGTGGCAGGCACCGGGCTTCTCGATGCCGGCCTTCTCGATCGTCTTCTTCACCAGGTCGGTGAGCCGATTCTTCTTGAAGGGCTCGCCGTACGCGTGGAGGAAGAGCCAGCCTTCGTCGGGCTCGACGACGAGCGAGGGACGCAGCTCCTGGGTGTAGCGGTCGATCCAGCGGCCGGCGCGGTTGCCGAGCGGCACCATGCGGTCCTTCTTGCCTTTGCCCTCGCGCACCATCAGCGTCCCGTTGCGGGGATCGACATCGTAGAGGCGCAGGTGCGCCAGCTCGGACCTCCGGATGCCGGTCGAGTAGAGAGTCTCGATGATGGCGCGATCCCGTACGGCGAACTCGCCGTGAAGCATCGCTTGCGCCAGCACGCGCTCGACCTCCTCGGCCGTCAGGATGTGCTTCGGGAGCCTTCGGTGGACGCGCGGCAGCTCCAGTTCGCTGGCCGGGTTCGAGAGGATGTAGTTCTCGCGGGCCAGCCACTTGAAGAAGGCCTTGAGCGGAGTGAGCCGCTGCTGCTGGGTCGCAAAGCTGAGCGGCTCTCCGTTCGGTTTTCGATAGTGGTACAGATGGCGCCTGTAGCGCTCGAGGATCGGCCGTGTGATGTCTTGGGGCTGGCTCAGGTCTCGCTCGCCACACCAGTGGATGAAGCGGCGGAGCATGCCGTCTCGGATCTCGACGGTGCGCGGCGCCAGGCCCTTCGCCGCCGCGGCCTCGAGGAACTGGGCCAGGTAGGGCGCCATCGCGCTGCCGTCGATCGGATACGGATCGGGCTTCGGCGCGCTGGCGCGCCGCTTCTTGCGCGACATTAGTCGGCGTGCTCAGCTGGGAGTTCTTCCGTGTGGGTACGAACCGATCCGTTGCCGCGCATCGGCCTCGGCCGTGCGTTTTGGGGCCTCGCACCGGCCAAGGACGGAGAAGTCATTTCACCTTGCGCACTTGCGCCGTTTTCAGGCACCGGACCACCCCCGGACCGAGGGCGGACCGGGCCCGGACCGACCCCGGACCGGGGGCCCTTTTCCCCGGACTTCTTTCCGTCGTAGTGCAAGCCGTCGGTGTCGATCAGACCCATCAGGAAGGGGTCGCCCTGCTCTCCTTCGCCTTGGTAGAGCAGCTCGTAGGCGTAGGACTGGCCGCGGCCGCCGCGGTGAACGAGCAGATACTCCATCTCGGCCAGGCGCCCGAGGTGGATCTTCAGCGGCGTGTCGCTGCACTGCGTCGCGTCGCGTAGGTCGCGGCGGCTAAAGCGGAAGGCGGTCGGGTCCACGGCAAGGGCCGTGCAGCGCTCGGCCACCCACGCCGTGATCCCGCGCAGCAGCTCGCGGGTCTTCGGGGGAAGCTCATCGAGGGTTCGGCCGAGCACCTCGTGGGCCAACCGGTTCGCCGTCTCGATGTCGAAGGGCGTCGCCTCGACGTAGCGAAGCGTCCTGTCGCCGCGGCGCACGGTCTGGATCTTCCGCTGGTGCTGGTGCAGCAGCGTGATCGCATCGATCAG
It contains:
- a CDS encoding type II toxin-antitoxin system ParD family antitoxin: MTASTLPEELRSFVEHELKCGHYDSLDDIVAEGLRVLCAHEKLFSEQGEALRAQVAEGVGQAERGELIDGEEALAEIDAAIDREFGRGD
- a CDS encoding type II toxin-antitoxin system RelE/ParE family toxin, with the protein product MSSNYVLTPAAKNDFLEIRRYVRRSFGREHDQRVRAQFIDSFERLAQNPFIGRARPDIWPEPYFFWPLGPSLIAYHPKTKPLRIVRIARASRDWRELQPRA
- the xerC gene encoding site-specific tyrosine recombinase XerC codes for the protein MSRKKRRASAPKPDPYPIDGSAMAPYLAQFLEAAAAKGLAPRTVEIRDGMLRRFIHWCGERDLSQPQDITRPILERYRRHLYHYRKPNGEPLSFATQQQRLTPLKAFFKWLARENYILSNPASELELPRVHRRLPKHILTAEEVERVLAQAMLHGEFAVRDRAIIETLYSTGIRRSELAHLRLYDVDPRNGTLMVREGKGKKDRMVPLGNRAGRWIDRYTQELRPSLVVEPDEGWLFLHAYGEPFKKNRLTDLVKKTIEKAGIEKPGACHIFRHTMATLMLDAGADIRHIQAILGHSQRSTAGIYTQVSIRKLKEVHARTHPADRSSAPD